The Platichthys flesus chromosome 18, fPlaFle2.1, whole genome shotgun sequence genome includes a window with the following:
- the znf106b gene encoding zinc finger protein 106 isoform X1, which translates to MQVSMSSEMSVVPTPQGAVGKKGNKKLQYQQQQRERRTECILCRVSFPRREAHEHVHGMQHHRELESVLGRDVFHECQACKVCDMSLRDYTQHISTPLHRAKLQGLMSRNTKPLPLVKTLSNEAIARILERNKMLRKEEKKQKGKKKKKQKQIAAQKRVEEVQGSTKKSSVASNVVKIQQSKEVNQQTQQQMQQTLQKGRSNVVVQNKENKVLSVQRPVWRSEMPPPNQSARLAGPLGPPAGRPWHRDHVSEQFQQPGCHMSSNTMCQMRYSDNFSVHNQHVNVEHSQTWRAVNRPPNYYDGGRPDLSEQRTWPDKRHYDDYYSRQYRGATMFDNNQNEWPRFPQRGQESSHRFSSPAPANRSSGAAPLMDVDVIKMLRQIRRTLGVREPCRADREARRQNVEASDQVVDRSTTQQAGAAEGQPSGAASTSVPCPQVATFVPEAPTDVRPPNAAPATPKQTTVEVTQEMTGCAGSATSSEQSSPRVRIAHEPRRRSPAGKEAGRKSLNSSGAKNKLSWSEMYNKRKREGSVSITRTPRSRIESSNPPPEHRPDSDLPLSEGFQWESIPVSPSETHLTLPPSAQDTTEIDSHRDEQSGSLMQEPGSSGQGAGSPTVPAGPVQAEPSGELENGGLSRAKKRKQHKDDDISVKETKRKKKRTNSNKDQGLMDQLLAVSLREDELSHSLQDLDISLIQARNALQVAYAEVQRILFLRQQFYAEVNTLRAKRIEILQGMQGASNITTVSSAGADAPLQPRHCPPPSSSASLASSSQQPSATTVKEEATASQARPFVFSSTDAPHVPLNQPVPSFPSELPPPLLLGPSHPAAPTTSAAAAALTSALVNDDGNESADSGKMMEPSDPVVINIDESDDEDLPEGVPDGSAHPEQQVSGVELSSASTQTFPQKEVDRKIKISLPVKAAKSPAVSVEDEEEPSLGEFLSHAGPVHGMQVHRRLLFTCSGDNTARAYCLRTRESKAVFQGHTNKVNCLLVSILPHSPTPRLYTGSSDQTIRCYSVKSKKCLQQTFLTDRVLCLHIAWNTLYAGLANGSVVSYDLRTLRQLDVFECHGPRGVSCMGTAQEGARRVLLVGSYDSTISVRDAKTGLLLRLLEGHTKTVLCMTVVNDLVFSGSCDTSVHAHNFHTGELLRVYKGHGHAVTSIVILGKVMVTACLDQMVRVYELQSHDCLQVYKGHSDMVMCMTIHKSVIYTGCYDGSVQAVKLNLLQNYRCLWQNCSLIFGMEEHLLQHLVGDHSKPNLQMAKCRWRGCDKFFSTQQSVQQKLPDHMQNHVKNDSYTQPEPR; encoded by the exons ATGCAAGTTAGTATGAGTTCAG AGATGTCAGTGGTTCCAACCCCTCAAGGGGCAGTGGGTAAAAAGGGCAACAAGAAACTAcagtatcagcagcagcagcgtgagaGGCGCACAGAGTGTATCCTGTGTCGAGTGTCCTTTCCAAGACGT GAAGCACATGAGCACGTGCATGGGATGCAGCACCACAGAGAGCTGGAGTCAGTGCTGGGCAG GGATGTGTTCCATGAATGCCAGGCGTGTAAGGTGTGCGACATGAGTTTGCGCGACTACACCCAGCACATCTCCACTCCGCTACACAGAGCAAAGTTGCAGGGCTTGATGTCTAGAAACACAAAGCCTCTTCCTCTGGTTAAGACTCTGAGCAATGAAGCAATCGCCCGGATCCTAGAGAGAAACAAGATGCTGAGGAAAGAGGA GAAGaaacaaaagggaaagaagaaaaagaaacagaagcagATCGCGGCTCAGAAGCGTGTGGAGGAGGTACAGGGATCCACCAAGAAAAGCTCTGTGGCCTCCAACGTGGTGAAGATACAACAATCCAAAGAAGTGAACCAACAGACACAGCAACAGATGCAGCAAACCCTCCAGAAAGGTAGAAGCAATGTTGTTGTCCAAAACAAGGAGAACAAAGTGCTTAGTGTGCAAAGACCTGTTTGGAGAAGTGAAATGCCTCCGCCGAATCAAAGTGCAAGACTGGCCGGTCCTTTGGGACCACCTGCTGGCAGACCTTGGCATCGCGATCATGTCAGCGAACAGTTCCAACAGCCGGGTTGCCACATGAGTTCCAACACAATGTGCCAGATGAGGTACAGTGACAACTTTTCTGTCCACAACCAGCATGTGAATGTGGAGCACTCACAAACATGGAGAGCTGTTAACAGACCACCAAATTACTATGACGGTGGCAGGCCTGACTTGTCTGAGCAAAGGACATGGCCTGACAAACGCCACTATGATGACTATTACAGCAGGCAGTATAGGGGAGCCACCATGTTTGATAACAACCAGAATGAGTGGCCTAGATTTCCTCAACGGGGACAAGAAAGTTCACATCGATTCTCTAGTCCTGCTCCAGCGAACAGATCCTCCGGTGCAGCTCCGCTCATGGATGTCGACGTCATTAAGATGTTGAGGCAAATCAGAAGAACGCTGGGTGTGAGGGAGCCATGCAGAGCAGATCGTGAAGCCAGGAGGCAGAACGTTGAGGCAAGTGACCAGGTGGTTGATCGCAGCACCACACAACAGGCTGGAGCCGCGGAAGGTCAACCTTCAGGTGCTGCAAGTACATCTGTGCCATGTCCACAGGTCGCCACCTTTGTACCTGAAGCACCGACTGATGTTCGTCCTCCCAATGCTGCTCCTGCCACACCAAAACAGACCACTGTCGAAGTAACGCAAGAAATGACCGGATGCGCAGGCAGCGCCACATCCTCTGAGCAAAGCAGCCCCAGGGTTCGAATCGCCCATGaaccaagaagaagaagtccgGCTGGGAAGGAGGCTGGACGGAAATCGCTCAACTCATCAGGGGCCAAGAACAAGCTGAGCTGGAGTGAGATGTAcaacaagaggaaaagagaggggtCGGTCAGCATCACAAGAACTCCCAG GTCAAGAATAGAGTCGTCGAACCCTCCACCTGAACACAGACCGGACTCTGACCTGCCTCTGTCCGAAGGCTTCCAGTGGGAGTCGATCCCAGTCAGTCCTTCAGAGACCCACTTGACTTTGCCGCCGTCAGCCCAGGACACGACCGAGATCGACTCCCACAGGGACGAACAGTCGGGGTCTTTGATGCAGGAGCCTGGCTCATCAGGTCAGGGTGCGGGCAGTCCCACAGTACCAGCAGGCCCCGTCCAAGCAGAGCCAAGCGGGGAGCTTGAGAACGGAGGTTTGAGTCGAGCCAAAAAGAGGAAGCAGCACAAG gatgatgacatttctgtaaaggagacaaaaagaaaaaagaaaagaacaaattcaaacaaag ATCAGGGTCTCATGGACCAGCTGCTGGCCGTGTCTCTGAGGGAGGACGAGCTGAGCCACTCGCTGCAGGATTTGGACATTTCTCTGATCCAGGCTCGAAACGCGCTGCAGGTGGCCTACGCAGAGGTCCAGAGAATTCTGTTTCTGAGACAGCAG ttttatgcCGAGGTCAACACTCTGAGAGCAAAACGCATTGAGATCCTGCAGGGGATGCAAG GAGCGTCTAACATAACCACTGTCTCATCAGCAGGCGCCGATGCTCCCCTGCAACCAAGACACTGTCCCCCTCCTTCCTCTAGTGCCTCCTTGGCTTCCTCCAGCCAGCAACCGTCTGCCACGACAGTAAAGGAAGAAGCCACAGCTTCACAGGCCAGACCGTTTGTCTTCTCCAGCACAGACGCACCTCACGTACCTCTGAACCAACCTGTGCCTTCATTTCCCTCTGAGCTTCCCCCCCCACTGCTGCTCGGACCCTCACACCCAGCTGCTCCCaccacctctgctgctgctgcagccttgACGTCAGCACTAGTCAATGATGATGGGAACGAGAGCGCCGACTCCGGGAAAATGATGGAGCCCTCCGACCCGGTGGTTATCAACATTGATGAATCGGACGACGAGGACTTACCCGAGGGGGTCCCGGATGGTTCAGCTcatccagagcagcaggtctCAGGTGTTGAGCTGAGTTCTGCCAGCACACAGACGTTTCCGCAAAAGGAGGTTGACAG AAAGATTAAGATTTCTTTGCCAGTGAAAGCTGCCAAATCTCCTGCAG TGTCtgttgaggatgaggaggagccGTCGCTGGGGGAGTTTCTGAGTCACGCCGGGCCCGTGCACGGCATGCAAGTCCACAGGCGCCTGTTGTTCACATGTTCAGGGGACAACACAGCACGAGCCTACTGTCTGAGG ACCAGGGAGAGCAAAGCCGTGTTCCAGGGTCACACCAACAAAGTCAACTGCCTGCTGGTGTCAATCCTCCCCCACTCCCCGACGCCTCGCCTCTACACCGGATCAAGTGACCAGACCATCCGCTGCTACAGCGTGAAG TCAAAGAAGTGTCTGCAGCAAACCTTTTTAACAGACAGAGTGCTGTGTTTGCACATAGCCTGGAACACTCTGTACGCTGGACTCGCCAATGGATCAGTCGTTAGCTATGATTTAAGG ACCCTGAGGCAGCTCGATGTGTTTGAATGCCACGGCCCTCGAGGGGTGAGCTGCATGGGCACGGCGCAGGAGGGCGCCCGCCGGGTGCTGCTGGTCGGCTCCTACGACAGCACCATCAGCGTACGGGACGCCAAGACCGGCCTGCTGCTGCGCTTGCTGGAAGGTCACACCAAGACGGTTCTCTGTATGACG GTGGTGAACGACCTGGTCTTCAGCGGCTCCTGTGACACATCCGTTCACGCCCACAACTTCCAT ACGGGGGAGTTGCTTCGTGTCTACAAGGGTCACGGTCACGCCGTCACCTCAATCGTCATCTTGGGGAAGGTGATGGTGACGGCCTGTCTGGATCAGATGGTCCGCGTTTATGAGCTACAG TCCCACGACTGTCTGCAGGTGTACAAGGGTCACAGTGACATGGTGATGTGCATGACCATTCATAAGAGTGTG ATCTACACAGGCTGCTACGATGGCAGCGTTCAAGCTGTGAAGCTCAACTTGCTGCAAAACTACCGCTGCCTG TGGCAGAACTGCTCTCTTATTTTTGGCATGGAGGAGCACCTACTGCAGCATCTTGTCGGCGATCACAGCAAACCCAATCTGCAGATGGCGAAATGTCGCTGGAGAGGCTGCGACAAGTTCTTCTCCACTCAACAGTCGGTTCAACAG AAGCTTCCTGACCACATGCAGAACCACGTGAAAAACGACAGTTATACACAACCGGAGCCAAGGTGA